A segment of the Commensalibacter oyaizuii genome:
TGAAGATCAAGAAATCGTACAAAAGATTAAAGATATTTTAGATGATGAAGTTCGTCCCGCTGTTGCACGGGACGGTGGTGATATTATTTTTCATGGCTATAAGGATGGCAGTGTGTATTTGAAAATGCAGGGCGCTTGCCAGGGGTGTCCATCCTCAGCATTGACATTGAAACATGGCGTTGAAACGATTTTACGGCGCCATTTACCTGATTTGGTCTCTGTCGAAAAAGTTGATTAATAACGAAGTTGAATTTGATGAATTCTTTACCCGCGGATGTTTTTAAACAAATTTTCGAAGATGCAAGAACACCCAACGATTGGAGTGATCAAGAGGTCGATACTTGTTTGTTATTAAAACTATATAATTTCATAAAGTTAGCACCGACATCTGGAAATTGCCAACCAGGTCGTTTTGCATTTTTAACGCATGTAGCTAGTAAAGAAAAATTAAGACCAGCTTTATCCTCGGGTAACATTGATCGTGCAATTCGTGCCCCTGTTATTGTAATTGTGGCATATGATCCGTTATTTTATGAAGCTTTGCCTAGACTTTATCCTGATGTTGATTTGCGTTCTTGGTATGCAGAGGATATTCCTTTTGCAGAAGAAACGGCATTTCGTAATTCGACTTTACAAGGAGGTTATCTTATTTTAGCGGCCAGAGCCCTTGGATTGGATGTCTTGCCCATGTCTGGCTTTGACAATGCATTGGTCGATACAATTTTTTTTGAGGAACAAGGATGGCGTTCTAATTTCCTGATCTGTTTAGGGTATACAAAGCAAAAGGAATGTTCTGAACGATTACCAAGACTTGATTATGATGAGGCTTGTTTAACATTATAATGCATAAGCGCAATTATCAAAATATATTGGTTATAAATGGGGCTTCTTCTTCCTTGGATGCACCTAATTTTATTACTGTTGTTCGTAAAGAATTTGAGAATTATACAGTTTTTGCAGAAGAAAAAACAACTTTAAAGGGAGGGCCAGAACGTTTCCCGATTTTTTTTCAGCAGTTTATAAATAAGGATAGTTTGCGTGTTAACGAAATTGATCTTATTGCAATAATTATCGGGCCTGGGTCTTTTACAGGGTTGCGTGCATCAATTGCTTTTGCATTGGGAATACAGGTTGGTCTTGCTTGTCCAGTGGTGGCACTGCGTCGAGGCGAAGTTGTTTTTCCTTTTTTATCAGAAAATTATAAAAATAAATCCGTATGGCATGTGACGCATGCCCGTCGTGGACGGATTTTTATTGAGAGTAATATATCCAATAAAGTTACTGCTTATAATCTGTCAGATATCGAATACCCAGCGACAGAAACATACTTAATTGGTGAGGGGGCGCAATCATTATCAGAATTTGTCCCTAGCCACATTAAAATCTTATCTGATTTAAAAGAAAGTAATGCGATTATGATCGCACAGGTAGCCCTGCAATATTACAAAGAACAAAAGGTTACAAATGAGTTATATCCATTGTATGTCGATGCACCCGAGGCTAAGTTACCACAAAAAGGGCTGAGAGCTGCCCCACAATAAATAAGAAAAAGAGTGAGAGGGATAGAATCGATGACTATCCAATTTTTTAGCCAGCCCAATGGGTTAGAGGAATATCTGTCTTATTTACACGTGGCGGGTTTCCCACCAACAGAGGGCTGGAGCGCATCAGCATTTAAAACTTTGTTGGAAATGTCTCAGTATCATATCTGTATCGATTTTGACGAACAATATAGGATAAGAGGTTTTTTATTATATTCGGTCGTCATTGATCAAGCAGAAATTATCACATTTGTTGTGCACCCTACTTATAGAGGGCAAAAGATTGGACGATGTATTATTAATGCTTTTTTACAAGAAATTGTAGAGCAGCGCGTAAGTTCTATTTTCTTAGAAGTGGCAGAGAACAATGCCGTGGCCATACGACTTTACGAAAGTTGTGGGTTTATAAAGTGCGGTAAACGTTTAAATTATTATAAAAATGGAATGAATGCAATTTTAATGTCTAAAAAAAATAATTTATTATGAGATATATAAAGAAAAATTAATTTTATAAAAATTATATAATAATGCTTTCGAAATATTACGCTTTAGGTTATAAAAATATATCGTAACAATTAAGGTGTTCTTTTCTAAATTTATCTATATTAGGTGAAAAAACATAAAATAATATTTGCATTATAGAAATTTTCTGAGCAAATTTAAAAAAGGTTTTTTTTCTAATTTTTTAATGGTTTCTATGGCACGCGAAAAAACGGATACATTATCCCACATCGAACGATTATGTATTGAAAAGGGATTAAAAATGACTGGACAAAGACGTGTAATTGCACGCGTTTTGTCTCAATCACACGATCATCCTGATGTTGAGGAATTATATCGAAGGGCATCACGCTTGGATGATAATATTTCTGTTGCAACGGTATACCGCACTGTACGTCTGTTAGAGGAAAAGGGTATTTTAGAAAAGCATGATTTTGGTGGTGGTCGAGCGCGTTACGAGGTCACAGAACAAGGCACACATTATCATTTAATTGATGTGGATACTGGTAAAGTGATTGAATTTGAAGATCCAGAACATGTAAAATTGGTTCAAGCTATGGCCAAAAAGCTTGGTTTTGATCTGTTGCAACATCGTTTGGAATTATTTGCTCGCCGCACTAAGTCTAATAAAAGCTAAGCTAACTAAAGGGGAAAAGTTGTGGTAGCAAAACGATCTACGAGTTCATTGTTAACACTTGATTTAAGACGAGACGAATTTGTAGAACTTCGTTCAGGTAATTTAGGGGTGCGACTTGCTGAATCAGCAGCTGAAAAAGATGCAGCCCGAGCATTACGGTATCGTGTATTTTATGAAGAAATGGGTGCCAAACCAAGTGAGCAAGCAATCCGTACCAAAAGGGATTATGACGATTTCGATGAATATGCAGATTATTTATTGGTAATTGATCATAATAAAACCGATGTAATGGAGCGTGTTGTTGGAACTTATCGATTGCTGCCTCAAGATAAAGCAGAAAGCATTGGTAAATTCTACAGTAACGGT
Coding sequences within it:
- a CDS encoding malonic semialdehyde reductase — translated: MNSLPADVFKQIFEDARTPNDWSDQEVDTCLLLKLYNFIKLAPTSGNCQPGRFAFLTHVASKEKLRPALSSGNIDRAIRAPVIVIVAYDPLFYEALPRLYPDVDLRSWYAEDIPFAEETAFRNSTLQGGYLILAARALGLDVLPMSGFDNALVDTIFFEEQGWRSNFLICLGYTKQKECSERLPRLDYDEACLTL
- a CDS encoding GNAT family N-acetyltransferase — its product is MTIQFFSQPNGLEEYLSYLHVAGFPPTEGWSASAFKTLLEMSQYHICIDFDEQYRIRGFLLYSVVIDQAEIITFVVHPTYRGQKIGRCIINAFLQEIVEQRVSSIFLEVAENNAVAIRLYESCGFIKCGKRLNYYKNGMNAILMSKKNNLL
- a CDS encoding Fur family transcriptional regulator produces the protein MAREKTDTLSHIERLCIEKGLKMTGQRRVIARVLSQSHDHPDVEELYRRASRLDDNISVATVYRTVRLLEEKGILEKHDFGGGRARYEVTEQGTHYHLIDVDTGKVIEFEDPEHVKLVQAMAKKLGFDLLQHRLELFARRTKSNKS
- the tsaB gene encoding tRNA (adenosine(37)-N6)-threonylcarbamoyltransferase complex dimerization subunit type 1 TsaB is translated as MHKRNYQNILVINGASSSLDAPNFITVVRKEFENYTVFAEEKTTLKGGPERFPIFFQQFINKDSLRVNEIDLIAIIIGPGSFTGLRASIAFALGIQVGLACPVVALRRGEVVFPFLSENYKNKSVWHVTHARRGRIFIESNISNKVTAYNLSDIEYPATETYLIGEGAQSLSEFVPSHIKILSDLKESNAIMIAQVALQYYKEQKVTNELYPLYVDAPEAKLPQKGLRAAPQ